One part of the Thermococcus radiotolerans genome encodes these proteins:
- a CDS encoding PRC-barrel domain-containing protein, which produces MVMRLSRLYGKQIYNTKGYYIGYVDEILIEIDRGQARILALGLPGEKVGVPYDRVTAIGDIILVKAREE; this is translated from the coding sequence ATGGTGATGCGCCTCTCAAGGCTCTACGGGAAGCAGATATACAACACCAAGGGCTACTACATCGGCTACGTTGACGAGATACTGATCGAGATCGATAGGGGGCAGGCCAGGATACTCGCCCTAGGCCTTCCTGGGGAGAAGGTGGGCGTGCCCTACGACAGGGTCACCGCGATTGGGGATATAATACTGGTAAAGGCAAGGGAAGAATGA